A stretch of the Staphylococcus sp. NRL 16/872 genome encodes the following:
- the rpmB gene encoding 50S ribosomal protein L28, translated as MGKQCFVTGRKASTGNNRSHALNANKRRFNANLQKVRILVDGKPKKVWVSARALKSGKVTRV; from the coding sequence ATGGGTAAACAATGTTTCGTAACAGGTCGTAAAGCATCGACTGGTAACAATCGTTCACACGCTTTAAATGCGAACAAACGTAGATTTAATGCTAACCTTCAAAAAGTTAGAATTTTAGTTGACGGAAAACCTAAAAAAGTTTGGGTTTCTGCGCGTGCTTTAAAATCTGGTAAAGTTACTAGAGTTTAA
- the fakA gene encoding fatty acid kinase catalytic subunit FakA: MISTINGKLFADMIIQGAQNLSNNADLVDSLNVYPVPDGDTGTNMNLTITSGREEVENNLSNSIGELGKTFSKGLLMGARGNSGVILSQLFRGFCKNIEQEQHINAQQLASSFQAGVDTAYKAVMKPVEGTILTVAKDAAKAAINKAEETDDCVEVMEYTIVEAEKSLNNTPNLLAVLKEVGVVDSGGKGLLCVYEGFLKGLQGETIEAKKPKLDTDDLVHEEHDFHGVINTEDIKYGYCTEMMVRFGKDKKEFVEQEFRNDMSHFGDSLLVINDEEIVKVHVHTETPGEVFNYGQQYGELIKLKVENMREQHREVIRKEQQNQHTEKDETPKTVETAIIAISMGEGISELFTSMGATHIISGGQTMNPSTEDIVKVIEQSQCQRAIILPNNKNIRMSSDQAAELVKADTIVIPTTSIPQGIAALFQYDPSSTLEENQSHMTTSLETVKSGSITFAVRDTKIDGVEIKKDEFMGLAESKIVTSNADEFATIKGLLSELLNEDSEILTVIAGEEASEDMTSQLIEWVEAEYPDVEVEEHDGGQPIYQYLFSVE, translated from the coding sequence ATGATTAGCACAATTAACGGTAAATTATTTGCCGATATGATTATACAAGGGGCACAAAATTTATCTAATAACGCAGATTTAGTGGATTCCCTAAATGTTTATCCTGTTCCAGATGGCGATACAGGAACAAACATGAACTTAACCATCACTTCAGGGCGTGAAGAAGTTGAGAATAATTTATCAAATAGTATTGGTGAATTAGGTAAAACATTCTCTAAAGGACTATTAATGGGCGCACGTGGTAATTCCGGCGTGATTTTATCACAGTTATTTAGAGGTTTTTGTAAAAATATCGAACAAGAACAACATATTAATGCGCAACAATTAGCGAGTAGTTTCCAAGCTGGGGTAGATACTGCCTATAAAGCAGTAATGAAACCTGTTGAAGGAACAATTCTTACAGTTGCTAAAGATGCAGCGAAAGCAGCTATCAATAAAGCTGAAGAAACAGATGACTGCGTTGAAGTTATGGAATACACAATTGTAGAAGCTGAAAAATCTTTAAATAATACACCAAACTTATTAGCTGTGTTAAAAGAAGTAGGTGTCGTTGATAGCGGCGGTAAAGGCTTATTATGTGTATATGAAGGCTTCTTAAAAGGTCTCCAAGGTGAAACAATTGAAGCTAAGAAACCTAAATTAGATACAGATGACTTAGTGCATGAAGAACATGATTTTCATGGCGTTATCAATACTGAAGATATTAAATATGGCTATTGCACTGAAATGATGGTTCGTTTTGGAAAAGATAAAAAAGAATTTGTCGAACAAGAATTTAGAAATGACATGAGTCATTTTGGTGATTCTCTACTCGTTATTAATGATGAAGAAATTGTCAAAGTTCATGTTCATACTGAAACACCAGGTGAAGTGTTTAACTATGGTCAACAATATGGTGAATTAATTAAGTTAAAAGTTGAAAATATGCGTGAACAACATCGTGAAGTTATTCGTAAAGAACAACAAAATCAACATACTGAAAAAGATGAAACACCAAAAACAGTAGAAACAGCTATTATTGCGATTTCTATGGGTGAAGGTATTTCAGAATTATTTACTTCAATGGGTGCAACACATATTATCAGTGGTGGACAAACAATGAACCCGTCTACTGAAGATATTGTTAAAGTCATTGAACAATCACAATGCCAACGTGCGATTATTCTTCCTAACAATAAGAATATTAGAATGTCGAGTGATCAAGCAGCCGAACTAGTTAAAGCAGATACTATTGTTATTCCGACAACATCTATCCCTCAAGGTATTGCGGCACTCTTCCAATATGATCCATCATCTACATTGGAAGAGAACCAGTCTCACATGACTACTTCGCTTGAAACAGTTAAATCTGGATCAATCACATTTGCAGTGAGAGATACTAAAATTGACGGCGTAGAAATTAAAAAAGATGAATTCATGGGCTTAGCAGAAAGTAAGATTGTTACTAGTAATGCTGATGAATTTGCAACTATTAAAGGCCTACTATCTGAATTATTAAATGAAGATAGCGAAATTTTAACTGTTATTGCTGGTGAAGAAGCTAGTGAAGACATGACAAGCCAATTAATAGAATGGGTTGAAGCAGAATATCCAGATGTTGAAGTGGAAGAACATGATGGTGGCCAACCTATTTATCAATATTTATTCTCAGTTGAATAG
- a CDS encoding Asp23/Gls24 family envelope stress response protein, giving the protein MTIEISNDYGKIDISNEVIASVVGSKAVESYGIVGMASRQQVRDGIAEILGHENYAKGIIVKENNGVIDIDMYIIVSYGVKISEVANNVQSSVKYTLEHSLNLKVNSINIFVQGVRLNNKGKKV; this is encoded by the coding sequence ATGACAATAGAAATCTCAAATGACTATGGCAAAATAGATATTTCAAATGAAGTAATCGCATCAGTAGTGGGTAGTAAAGCAGTTGAAAGTTACGGAATAGTAGGTATGGCATCTAGACAACAAGTGAGAGATGGCATTGCTGAAATATTAGGCCATGAAAATTATGCTAAAGGCATTATTGTTAAGGAAAATAATGGCGTGATTGACATCGATATGTATATTATCGTGAGTTATGGTGTGAAAATATCTGAAGTAGCGAATAACGTTCAATCATCCGTAAAATACACATTAGAACACTCATTAAATCTCAAAGTAAATTCAATTAATATTTTTGTACAAGGCGTACGACTTAATAACAAGGGCAAGAAGGTATAG
- a CDS encoding thiamine diphosphokinase has protein sequence MRINLLCGDRHLPQDIFNNMQDVDWSGIDRGTLILTNHQIIPKFTVGDFDSVTDEERKRLKETLDIHPVKAEKDDTDLALGVDEAVQRGYNEIYIFGATGGRLDHFMGMLQILLKPIYSEKQIKIIVVDRQNEIQLLNLGIHKIEKSAAYKYVSFIPVNGEVTLTLKGFKYNLQHQHLEIGSTLTISNEVKDPIAHINIENGQVLQMRSKDL, from the coding sequence ATGAGAATCAATTTACTTTGTGGAGATAGACATTTACCGCAGGATATATTTAATAATATGCAAGATGTGGATTGGAGTGGCATCGATAGAGGTACTTTGATACTTACTAATCATCAAATTATCCCTAAATTCACAGTAGGTGATTTCGATTCGGTAACTGATGAAGAAAGAAAACGTTTAAAAGAAACGCTTGATATTCATCCGGTTAAAGCAGAAAAAGATGATACTGATTTAGCACTTGGTGTCGACGAAGCAGTACAACGAGGCTATAATGAAATTTATATTTTTGGAGCAACTGGTGGACGTTTAGATCACTTTATGGGGATGCTTCAAATTTTGTTGAAACCCATTTATTCTGAAAAACAAATAAAAATAATCGTAGTTGATCGACAAAATGAGATTCAATTATTAAATCTTGGTATACATAAGATTGAAAAGTCTGCGGCTTATAAATACGTATCTTTTATTCCAGTAAACGGAGAAGTAACTTTGACGTTAAAAGGGTTTAAATATAATCTTCAGCATCAACATTTAGAAATTGGTTCTACATTAACCATTTCTAATGAAGTCAAAGACCCAATTGCGCATATCAATATCGAAAATGGCCAAGTACTACAAATGAGAAGTAAAGATTTATAA